One Primulina huaijiensis isolate GDHJ02 chromosome 8, ASM1229523v2, whole genome shotgun sequence genomic region harbors:
- the LOC140983366 gene encoding protein SHI RELATED SEQUENCE 3-like — MSGFFSLGGGKDQGLQQKDTNSSFFLLKNEEIYNKGFELWQQYHHLHQQRHQQQNLHHNFQDVDFSVGSSGSNIRRSRNIVISGDIGDDSSSYTYRSASGFRVTRPGKGANAGMNCQDCGNQAKKDCSHFRCRTCCKSRGFSCQTHLKSTWVPAAKRRERQQQLVALQQDRQILTVREENPKRFRDNPTGGDGVDSSTLARAATSRFPASTAGFDFGHFPPEVNSPAVFRCVRVSAMDDAEEHFAYQTSVNIGGHVFKGVLYDQGREIRYPCGGGDQGSSGQQPLDLITAAAANTSHPNLSMLDPSIYPTPMSAFMAGTQFFSPPRP, encoded by the exons ATGTCTGGGTTTTTCTCGTTAGGTGGTGGTAAGGACCAAGGATTACAGCAGAAGGATACTAATAGTAGCTTTTTCCTGTTAAAAAACGAAGAGATCTACAACAAGGGTTTCGAGCTATGGCAACAGTACCATCATCTGCATCAACAAAGACATCAGCAGCAAAATCTGCATCACAATTTTCAAGATGTGGACTTCTCTGTTGGGTCAAGTGGTAGTAACATCAGAAGGAGCCGTAATATTGTCATTTCCGGTGATATTGGTGATGATTCTTCGAGTTATACTTATAGATCAGCATCAGGGTTTAGGGTGACGAGACCGGGTAAAGGTGCGAACGCCGGAATGAACTGTCAAGATTGTGGGAACCAAGCTAAGAAAGATTGCTCACATTTTAGATGTCGGACTTGTTGCAAGAGCCGTGGGTTTTCGTGCCAGACCCATTTGAAAAGCACGTGGGTTCCGGCGGCTAAACGACGAGAGAGGCAACAGCAGCTCGTGGCATTGCAGCAGGATCGGCAGATCCTGACTGTAAGAGAGGAGAATCCCAAACGGTTTCGAGACAACCCAACCGGCGGCGACGGTGTGGATAGTTCCACTCTTGCTCGTGCTGCTACCTCACGTTTTCCGGCTTCCACAGCAG GGTTTGACTTTGGACACTTTCCACCAGAAGTGAATTCCCCAGCTGTCTTTCGTTGCGTAAGAGTGAGTGCAATGGATGATGCGGAGGAGCATTTTGCTTATCAGACATCTGTCAACATCGGAGGTCATGTTTTTAAAGGGGTTCTTTACGATCAAGGCCGCGAAATCCGGTACCCTTGTGGTGGTGGGGATCAGGGTTCCTCCGGACAACAGCCGCTTGATCTCATCACGGCGGCGGCGGCCAACACCAGCCACCCAAATCTCAGCATGCTTGATCCTTCCATTTACCCTACTCCAATGAGTGCATTCATGGCGGGTACGCAATTCTTCTCACCACCAAGACCTTAA
- the LOC140982175 gene encoding agamous-like MADS-box protein AGL11 translates to MGRAKLNMELIKKEKSRNVTFKKRKEGLTKKIYELTTLCEIDACMIIYGPRQEKGSFDPEIWPENIEETRRLIDIYKSKNKDSIKSFGLSDFFHDREKKIGDELSKLRKKNMEARYPTWIDFMNGFTEVQLREFAANLRVKFEDLRSRVNNLKKSKEVLDVNLFDFGRINPFQNQSFYNPGMIQRGNIEFEVLNQQAISSIIHFPHLDHNQELHSVNQNSMVMPMLNDDDHCVQFGGASTSGNISFKHQGFYESTAMDPMTCYSPRSWARLYTPPVAPTQYMMSRVLPEHIPAVMPPLPQLPGFSKECY, encoded by the coding sequence ATGGGGAGAGCGAAATTAAACATGgagttaataaaaaaagaaaaatcaagaaacGTTACTTTCAAGAAACGAAAAGAGGGCTTGacgaaaaaaatatatgaattgaCCACCCTTTGCGAGATTGACGCATGCATGATAATCTACGGCCCGAGACAAGAAAAGGGTTCCTTTGATCCAGAAATATGGCCTGAAAACATCGAAGAAACTCGACGTCTGATTGACATTTACAAATCCAAGAACAAGGATTCAATCAAGAGTTTTGGCTTGTCTGATTTCTTCCACGATAGGGAGAAAAAGATCGGGGATGAGCTTTCGAAACTTCGAAAAAAGAACATGGAAGCAAGGTATCCCACTTGGATTGATTTCATGAATGGTTTTACAGAAGTGCAGTTGAGAGAATTCGCAGCAAACTTAAGGGTTAAATTTGAGGACCTTAGATCAAGAGTTAATAATTTGAAGAAAAGTAAAGAGGTTTTGGATGTGAATTTGTTTGATTTTGGGAGGATAAATCCATTCCAAAACCAAAGCTTTTACAATCCAGGGATGATCCAAAGAGGGAATATAGAATTTGAAGTTCTAAACCAGCAAGCAATTTCCTCGATCATACATTTCCCTCATCTGGATCATAATCAAGAATTGCATTCTGTGAACCAGAATTCAATGGTGATGCCTATGTTGAATGATGATGATCATTGTGTACAGTTCGGGGGTGCATCGACTAGCGGGAATATTTCGTTTAAGCATCAGGGTTTCTACGAGTCAACTGCAATGGATCCTATGACATGTTACAGCCCAAGATCGTGGGCACGACTTTACACACCACCAGTGGCTCCGACACAATATATGATGTCGAGGGTGCTGCCGGAGCATATTCCAGCAGTGATGCCACCGCTGCCGCAGCTGCCAGGTTTTTCAAAGGAGTGCTATTGA
- the LOC140983388 gene encoding floral homeotic protein DEFICIENS-like: protein MARGQIQIKRIENQTNRQVTYSKRRNGLFKKAQELTVLCDAKVSIIMISSTQKLHEYISPSSTIKQLFDQYQMAVGVDLWRSQYEKMQLQLNKLKDVNRNLKWEIRRRIGESVNDMGYDETVNLIEEIHNSLQVIRERKYKVINNQIETGKKKLRNVEDIHRSLLLEFDIERQDDPHYALVENEGDYNSVIGFTNGGQQIVALRLPTNHHPYLPSGEGSGRRATFDLLD, encoded by the exons atggctcGTGGTCAGATCCAGATCAAGAGAATAGAGAACCAAACAAACAGGCAGGTGACCTATTCTAAGAGAAGAAATGGGCTTTTCAAGAAAGCGCAGGAGCTTACTGTTCTTTGTGATGCTAAGGTTTCCATTATCATGATCTCCAGCACTCAAAAGCTTCATGAATACATCAGCCCCTCTTCCAC GATAAAGCAGTTGTTCGATCAGTATCAGATGGCTGTTGGGGTTGATCTATGGAGGTCTCAATATGAG AAAATGCAACTACAGTTGAATAAGCTCAAGGATGTAAACAGAAATCTTAAATGGGAGATTAG GCGAAGGATTGGAGAGAGCGTGAATGATATGGGGTACGATGAAACAGTGAACCTTATTGAAGAAATTCACAATTCTTTGCAAGTCATTCGCGAAAGAAAg tacaaagttatcaacaatCAGATTGAGACTGGCAAGAAAAAG ttgAGGAATGTGGAAGATATTCACAGAAGCCTACTTCTTGAATTT GATATTGAAAGACAAGATGATCCACATTACGCATTAGTTGAAAATGAAGGGGATTATAATTCTGTTATTGGATTTACAAACGGAGGTCAGCAGATAGTCGCGTTACGCCTCCCGACTAATCACCATCCTTATCTTCCCAGTGGTGAGGGATCGGGTCGTCGCGCCACATTTGATTTGCTTGATTGA